The Chloroflexota bacterium genomic sequence TTGAAGGTCTAATTTCGTTGGCAGTTTCGGCATATGCCTGTGTATCCGCTTGACAAGAGATCGCAACAATTCCAGACGCGCCTCTGAAGAAACTGGGAGATCTCCAGAGGTGCGCCTGGCCAGGGGAGAGACCGTGGCCCAGGTGTGCAAGGTCCTTGGGGTAACCGACCAGACCTTCTATCGGTGGCGACGGGAGTACGGCGGCCTGCGCATCGATCAAGCGAAGCGGCTCA encodes the following:
- a CDS encoding transposase, whose translation is MCLCIRLTRDRNNSRRASEETGRSPEVRLARGETVAQVCKVLGVTDQTFYRWRREYGGLRIDQAKRL